A section of the Oryza sativa Japonica Group chromosome 1, ASM3414082v1 genome encodes:
- the LOC4325786 gene encoding UPF0481 protein At3g47200 isoform X2, with translation MEHTNLPSHGAQAAEAEALAAAADLEQGLTRHLMEYHQSEASSDESARQRPRVGRVPPHVRNLDGGAEAYTPKFVSIGPIHHADATLRRHSHDLKVAYLHALIARRTPDPIDEVAVLAALIGYKAGVAAVEDRARRFYKEPVDEHLTAEAFVDLLVLDAAFLLEHMLNLATGYEDPLLHRTHWAPSQLHSDLIRFENQVPFFVVAELLALSPLHRDPELEACRSGRRDFLRSIGVHCLLRKDDEELKTLPPSDDIHHLLHLYSLSLTEARLRRPHAHAGLGATAWRALWKLPIVTLMPFAYLLCSGGADDGKGEEEDEAAAVKLPNIPSATDLQRVGIKFKRAPRKPDGGFLDVRLEDGDTLVIPMVNIEQFTAPQLQNLIALEQATPELPDDCSCYAFFMDNLVANPADVALLESEGILKSNLGSHKAPTTNGIVPVHMGGARTK, from the exons ATGGAGCATACCAACCTGCCGAGCCATGGCGCCCAAGCCGCCGAAGCAGAagcactcgccgccgccgccgacctcgagcAAGGCCTCACCCGCCACCTCATGGAATACCACCAGAGCGAGGCGTCGTCGGACGAGAGCGCCAGGCAGCGGCCCCGCGTCGGCCGCGTCCCGCCGCACGTCCGCAACctggacggcggcgccgaggcgtaCACCCCAAAGTTCGTCTCCATCGGCCCCATCCACCACGCCGACGCCACGCTCCGCCGCCACAGCCACGACCTCAAGGTGGCGTACCTCCACGCCCTCATCGCGCGCCGCACCCCGGACCCCATCGACGAggtcgccgtcctcgccgcgctGATCGGCTACAaggccggcgtggcggcggtggaggaccgGGCGCGCAGGTTCTACAAGGAGCCCGTGGACGAACACCTCACCGCCGAGGCGTTCGTCGACCTGCTGGTGCTCgacgccgccttcctcctcgagcacATGCTCAACCTCGCCACGGGGTACGAGGACCCGCTGCTCCACCGCACCCACTGGGCGCCGTCGCAGCTGCACTCCGACCTCATCCGCTTCGAGAACCAGGTCCCGttcttcgtcgtcgccgagctGCTCGCGCTCTCGCCGCTGCACCGCGACCCGGAGCTGGAGGCgtgccgctccggccgccgcgacTTCCTCCGCAGCATCGGCGTGCACTGCCTCCTCCGCAAGGACGACGAGGAGCTCAAGACGCTGCCGCCGAGCGACGACATCCACCACCTGCTCCACCTCTACAGCCTGTCGCTGACGGaggcgcggctgcggcggccgcaCGCGCACGCCGGGCTGGGCGCCACGGCGTGGCGCGCGCTCTGGAAGCTCCCCATCGTGACGCTCATGCCGTTCGCCTACCTGCTGTGCTCCGGTGGCGCCGACGACGgcaagggggaggaggaggacgaggcggcggcggtgaagctgCCGAACATCCCGAGCGCGACGGACCTGCAGAGGGTGGGGATCAAGTTCAAGCGGGCGCCGAGGAAGCCCGACGGCGGGTTCCTGGACGTGCGGCTGGAGGACGGCGACACGCTGGTGATCCCCATGGTGAACATCGAGCAGTTCACGGCGCCGCAGCTGCAGAACCTCATCGCGCTGGAGCAGGCCACGCCGGAGCTCCCCGACGACTGCTCCTGCTACGCCTTCTTCATGGACAACCTCGTCGCCAACCCGGCCGACGTCGCGCTGCTCGAGTCCGAGGGCATCCTCAAGAGCAACCTCGGCAGCCACAAGGCG CCAACAACGAATGGAATAGTACCAGTCCACATGGGTGGAGCTAGAACGAAATAA
- the LOC4325786 gene encoding UPF0481 protein At3g47200 isoform X1, with protein MEHTNLPSHGAQAAEAEALAAAADLEQGLTRHLMEYHQSEASSDESARQRPRVGRVPPHVRNLDGGAEAYTPKFVSIGPIHHADATLRRHSHDLKVAYLHALIARRTPDPIDEVAVLAALIGYKAGVAAVEDRARRFYKEPVDEHLTAEAFVDLLVLDAAFLLEHMLNLATGYEDPLLHRTHWAPSQLHSDLIRFENQVPFFVVAELLALSPLHRDPELEACRSGRRDFLRSIGVHCLLRKDDEELKTLPPSDDIHHLLHLYSLSLTEARLRRPHAHAGLGATAWRALWKLPIVTLMPFAYLLCSGGADDGKGEEEDEAAAVKLPNIPSATDLQRVGIKFKRAPRKPDGGFLDVRLEDGDTLVIPMVNIEQFTAPQLQNLIALEQATPELPDDCSCYAFFMDNLVANPADVALLESEGILKSNLGSHKAVVTYFNKLCKGNKLEVEGNYLRSVFEALMERNRNPMYAWIRTLRKKYFSSPWGIIAMVVTLFVFASTVLQTYISIVQYYFANNGDY; from the exons ATGGAGCATACCAACCTGCCGAGCCATGGCGCCCAAGCCGCCGAAGCAGAagcactcgccgccgccgccgacctcgagcAAGGCCTCACCCGCCACCTCATGGAATACCACCAGAGCGAGGCGTCGTCGGACGAGAGCGCCAGGCAGCGGCCCCGCGTCGGCCGCGTCCCGCCGCACGTCCGCAACctggacggcggcgccgaggcgtaCACCCCAAAGTTCGTCTCCATCGGCCCCATCCACCACGCCGACGCCACGCTCCGCCGCCACAGCCACGACCTCAAGGTGGCGTACCTCCACGCCCTCATCGCGCGCCGCACCCCGGACCCCATCGACGAggtcgccgtcctcgccgcgctGATCGGCTACAaggccggcgtggcggcggtggaggaccgGGCGCGCAGGTTCTACAAGGAGCCCGTGGACGAACACCTCACCGCCGAGGCGTTCGTCGACCTGCTGGTGCTCgacgccgccttcctcctcgagcacATGCTCAACCTCGCCACGGGGTACGAGGACCCGCTGCTCCACCGCACCCACTGGGCGCCGTCGCAGCTGCACTCCGACCTCATCCGCTTCGAGAACCAGGTCCCGttcttcgtcgtcgccgagctGCTCGCGCTCTCGCCGCTGCACCGCGACCCGGAGCTGGAGGCgtgccgctccggccgccgcgacTTCCTCCGCAGCATCGGCGTGCACTGCCTCCTCCGCAAGGACGACGAGGAGCTCAAGACGCTGCCGCCGAGCGACGACATCCACCACCTGCTCCACCTCTACAGCCTGTCGCTGACGGaggcgcggctgcggcggccgcaCGCGCACGCCGGGCTGGGCGCCACGGCGTGGCGCGCGCTCTGGAAGCTCCCCATCGTGACGCTCATGCCGTTCGCCTACCTGCTGTGCTCCGGTGGCGCCGACGACGgcaagggggaggaggaggacgaggcggcggcggtgaagctgCCGAACATCCCGAGCGCGACGGACCTGCAGAGGGTGGGGATCAAGTTCAAGCGGGCGCCGAGGAAGCCCGACGGCGGGTTCCTGGACGTGCGGCTGGAGGACGGCGACACGCTGGTGATCCCCATGGTGAACATCGAGCAGTTCACGGCGCCGCAGCTGCAGAACCTCATCGCGCTGGAGCAGGCCACGCCGGAGCTCCCCGACGACTGCTCCTGCTACGCCTTCTTCATGGACAACCTCGTCGCCAACCCGGCCGACGTCGCGCTGCTCGAGTCCGAGGGCATCCTCAAGAGCAACCTCGGCAGCCACAAGGCG GTGGTGACCTACTTCAACAAGCTGTGCAAGGGGAACAAGCTGGAGGTGGAAGGCAACTACCTGCGGTCCGTGTTCGAGGCGCTGATGGAGCGCAACAGGAACCCCATGTACGCCTGGATCCGCACCCTGAGGAAGAAGTACTTCAGCTCGCCGTGGGGGATCATCGCCATGGTCGTCACCCTCTTTGTCTTCGCCTCCACCGTCCTGCAGACCTACATCTCCATCGTCCAGTACTACTTCGCCAACAATGGCgattactag